TATTAATTCTattcattagttatgcaaatcaactccTTATTTTCTGAACTGACATATCATTACATTAATCCTGGTcaaaatcatttattttcttccatcccTTCATGACTTGTCCTGTTTCATAAACTTTACAAAATTAAATGCCCCCTAGTCTGTAGTTCCATGAAGCTGCAAAACTTATATGTTAGTTGTTACTCCCTTCCTACCAAATAtgcagcctgggtaccatctgtattctaccggggctccttacactcactgcaCAGCATGCACAGCATCTACAAACGAGCGAGTGAGGTTTTGTTTATAGCAAAGAAGATCACCCCAACTCTTCTCattaagtgtggtgggttcttttacgtgttaCTGTAGTTTTGGTGCTAGAAGGTACCCTGCCCTGGGCACGAGATCGCTCACTCCCGATGACCCTTGACCTCTTGATATTCGACGAGTGGCAAAACAAACGTGCAGAAAGCTATCAGAGCAGAGCGATTATAAAGCTGCATTTTGCGGAGTGAGGACTATTTTTGTCACGGCGGAACAACATCAGTCTTGTCCATTATTCCCGCTTTCCAGGTACGCTGATACGTGAGTTATCGGAGTTTGCAGGTATATTATTATTTGTTGGAGAATCGTATTgtgatgggaggggggcgcggCGTGTAAAATCTCGTACTAGTAGATTATTATCTTGACTCTCCGTGAGCAAGATAAACTGTTagccgtcgaaaatttggaagtatgtaccttacctttaaaagcTGTCgtttgcttgaagaaaatttataTAAATCGTATATTATTATTCTGAGCTGAGATCGATAATCTGATGTCACgctactactagtataataCTGCGACTGTAAAATAATTATTCTTACTAATCTTAGTCTTACACTTTCGTCTCAAATGTCCAATCCAGGGTGATTTTGACCCAAtagtttagatgtacaataggTAGAAGTTGTTGATGAGAactaaaatgaagaaatttttgGATGTAAGGAGATTCTTACGTGAAAGGCGATCCCGACCGACCCAGGCGGCAGATGTCACTCTGTGGATGCCAAGGGTCACTTCCTTCAGTGTAATTCCACACGATTGCTCTACTAGAAATCCTACCATGTTTTTTACTCTTATCTTCAAAATGTGTTTCTTCAGTGTACATATGGAAGTAACTTTCCGATCTCATTGTTTTTCCGAAGGGTACAATGTTGGAAGAAGAGCGTTAAGCCAACTTAAGGACATCAATGTGTGCTGCCTCGCCAATGTAAACCTACTGGACAGAGCCACTGGGATTGGAAGCGCGGCGTGAAGACCAACTGACTGCCTCCCACCCGTGTCAGGGACCCAGCGTGATCagtaccctgggaaaccagctcGAAGAAGCTTTGCAAAGAAGAGTTACCAACCCCCACCTGCCTCACGCGCACCCTCCCGCAACTATACACctgccccactaccagctggtcCAACTTACGCCGGCCCCCGACTATTGCTTGCTTCTCCGAGAGGCAAGCGAAAGTTGAGGCCAGCTGGGTCGTCGGGCTGGCGGGTGTCAGGTGTTCCGGGGGCATGTGTGGCGGGGATCGGTAAACCTAGCGCGCCTcgtaggagtctgcgttttcccagggtacgTGACCAGATACTCGATACGACTAGTACTACAAGATGGCATCGGCTGGTAAAGAGATCTCGACACGCAAGTGTCCTCTCTGCAAGTTCACTACTGCTGACCAACAGCAGCTGGAGTCACACATGTTCACACATATCAAGGCAAACCTCATAGTTTGCGATAAGTGCGGATACAGAGCACTGAACCATGGAGCGATGACAAAGCACATGAGGACTCATACTGGTGAGAGACCACCTCGGGCTTGTAAGCCGCGCATGGATACCTTAAAGTGTCCCCTATGCAAGTTTGCCGCGACAAACCGAAAGGAGTTCGAGTCGCACATGTTCACTCATGCGTGCTTCAGGTCAATGTGGAAAACCACGATGGAAAAACAGGTGAAGACTCACATTGGTGAGGAACCATTTGTGCAAGTGGCCAGCAGTGAGCCTAGTACAGAGATGTCCCGACATAGTTGCCATCTCTGTAAGTACACCACCACAGACCAAAAGGAGTTGGAGTCCCATAGGGCTGTACACGTGACTTACACAGGTgagcccttcatgtgtggggagtgcatGTACCGGACAGACTCCATGTACTCGCTGCAGATGCACATGAACACCCATTTGAAGGAGATAGCTACAGTGTGTGAACCTGCGTGTGAGCAGAGTCAGAACAACAGTTCCACCAACATTGAGCCTAACCAAGAGAACATGGCCGCCAATAGCAACTCCTGTTGGGACAACATAGCCACCAACAATGAGGCCATCCACAacaagatggccaccaacaTTGAGCCTCTGAGCCAGCACTAGATGGTTGTCAAAAGTGAGCCCAGTCAGGACAATCTTATGGAAACCCACACAAATGATGTTTGTGAACGTTCTGACTACAGTGAGTAGGACAAGAGTCAAGTGAAAGTTGGTGTGAAGAATGTGACCTCAATACTTTTGTCGAGCATGGACTGAGGAACAATTGGTATGTCACACGTTGCCATTCATGTGTGGAGTGTGCGGCCAAAGGGCATCTTCCAAGCATGTGCACCAGTTGGATGCGCACATGATGACCCACACCAGCGAGAAAACGTTCCAAAACTTCCACCTGAAAGATCTGTTGtgtattctacatgtagttagTTGTGCTGTGCCTAggtatatacgaggggcgtt
The sequence above is drawn from the Branchiostoma floridae strain S238N-H82 chromosome 4, Bfl_VNyyK, whole genome shotgun sequence genome and encodes:
- the LOC118414657 gene encoding RE1-silencing transcription factor B-like, whose translation is MASAGKEISTRKCPLCKFTTADQQQLESHMFTHIKANLIVCDKCGYRALNHGAMTKHMRTHTGERPPRACKPRMDTLKCPLCKFAATNRKEFESHMFTHACFRSMWKTTMEKQVKTHIGEEPFVQVASSEPSTEMSRHSCHLCKYTTTDQKELESHRAVHVTYTGEPFMCGECMYRTDSMYSLQMHMNTHLKEIATVCEPACEQSQNNSSTNIEPNQENMAANSNSCWDNIATNNEAIHNKMATNIEPLSQH